In Paeniglutamicibacter kerguelensis, one genomic interval encodes:
- a CDS encoding polysaccharide deacetylase family protein — MSKKIYVSVGIHVDAVGGWLGSYGGEGSPGDISRGMFAGEVGVPRLLQLAQRRQIPVTWFWPGHSVETFPAQFDAVVAAGHEIGVHGYSHENPIAMTRSQETEVLDYCTDLIEKRSGRKPVGYVAPWWEFSPVTNEILLERGFLYDHSLMHDDFTPYYVRVGDSWTNIDYEADSAKEWMKPLVRGGETDLIEIPASWYLDDLPPMMFIKSSPNSHGFVSPNVVEQLWRDQFDWVYREMDYAVFPITIHPDVSGKPQNLLMLERLFDHIQSHDGVEFARMEDLARDFARRNPRLET, encoded by the coding sequence ATGTCCAAGAAAATCTACGTCTCGGTCGGCATCCACGTCGACGCGGTCGGCGGCTGGCTGGGCTCCTACGGCGGGGAAGGTTCCCCGGGCGACATCTCCCGCGGCATGTTCGCCGGCGAGGTCGGCGTGCCGCGGCTGCTCCAGCTCGCCCAGCGCCGCCAGATACCCGTGACCTGGTTCTGGCCGGGACACTCGGTGGAGACGTTCCCGGCGCAGTTCGACGCGGTCGTGGCTGCCGGACACGAAATCGGGGTGCACGGCTACAGCCACGAGAATCCGATCGCCATGACCCGCTCGCAGGAAACCGAGGTCCTCGATTACTGCACCGACCTCATCGAGAAGCGTTCCGGGCGCAAGCCGGTGGGCTACGTGGCGCCGTGGTGGGAGTTCTCCCCGGTGACCAACGAGATCCTGCTTGAACGCGGGTTCCTCTACGACCACTCCCTGATGCACGACGACTTCACCCCCTACTACGTGCGGGTCGGGGACTCCTGGACCAATATCGACTACGAGGCCGACTCCGCCAAGGAATGGATGAAGCCGCTGGTGCGCGGCGGGGAAACCGACCTGATCGAGATCCCCGCTTCGTGGTACCTCGACGACCTGCCGCCGATGATGTTCATCAAGTCCAGCCCCAACAGCCACGGGTTCGTGTCCCCGAACGTCGTCGAACAGCTCTGGCGGGACCAGTTCGACTGGGTCTACCGCGAAATGGACTATGCAGTCTTCCCGATCACCATCCACCCCGATGTCTCGGGCAAGCCGCAGAACCTGCTCATGCTCGAGCGGCTCTTTGACCACATCCAGTCCCATGACGGCGTCGAGTTCGCCCGCATGGAAGATCTCGCCCGTGACTTCGCCCGGCGGAACCCGCGCCTAGAAACCTGA
- a CDS encoding asparaginase, whose protein sequence is MAHIQLLGTGGTIASRGHGPGGSVATDASSSLVQTQYGDVTVSARDVLTTGSYLLGLADLRRIAEEVGEALADPGIDGVVVTHGTDTLEETAFLLDLVHASPKPVVLTGAQRTADSPDADGPRNVAEAVRAAANEHLRESGALISFNGTVRSARGARKVHTTAGSAFGGGIEVAHMAGDRLVVVAAPRRYPPMPMPKVAFDGVRAEIITAYPGATPELMDYAVRLGSRVVVLAGTGVGNAGPGFADAVKRATENGCIVVLSTRAPWGPIVPTYGNGGGIDLVAAGAIPAGDLNPFQARILAAVLLSCGTGTEEFPAAFKTYC, encoded by the coding sequence GTGGCCCACATCCAGCTGTTGGGCACTGGAGGCACCATCGCCTCGCGTGGACATGGGCCCGGCGGATCCGTTGCCACCGACGCATCCTCCTCGCTGGTCCAGACGCAGTATGGCGATGTCACTGTCAGCGCACGCGACGTACTTACCACCGGCAGCTACCTCCTCGGTCTGGCCGACCTGCGCCGGATTGCCGAGGAGGTCGGGGAGGCGCTCGCCGATCCGGGCATCGACGGCGTGGTGGTCACCCACGGAACCGACACCCTCGAGGAGACGGCATTCCTGCTTGACCTCGTGCACGCCTCGCCCAAGCCCGTGGTGCTCACCGGCGCCCAGCGCACTGCGGACAGCCCCGACGCCGACGGTCCGCGCAACGTCGCGGAGGCGGTGCGAGCGGCGGCCAACGAGCATTTGCGAGAGTCCGGGGCGCTGATCTCCTTCAACGGGACGGTCCGTTCAGCCCGCGGCGCTCGCAAGGTGCATACCACCGCGGGCAGCGCCTTCGGGGGCGGCATCGAGGTGGCCCACATGGCGGGCGACCGGCTCGTGGTTGTTGCCGCGCCCCGCCGTTACCCGCCGATGCCGATGCCGAAGGTGGCGTTCGATGGCGTCCGCGCGGAAATCATCACGGCGTATCCCGGGGCGACGCCGGAGCTCATGGATTACGCGGTGCGGCTCGGGAGCCGCGTCGTCGTGCTGGCCGGCACCGGGGTCGGCAACGCGGGGCCCGGATTCGCCGACGCCGTGAAACGGGCGACGGAGAACGGTTGCATCGTCGTGCTCAGCACCCGGGCGCCGTGGGGACCCATCGTCCCGACCTACGGCAACGGCGGAGGCATCGACCTGGTTGCGGCAGGCGCCATTCCCGCGGGCGACCTCAACCCGTTCCAGGCGCGCATTCTCGCCGCCGTCCTGCTCTCCTGCGGCACCGGGACGGAAGAATTCCCGGCAGCATTCAAGACCTACTGCTAA